One genomic segment of Sminthopsis crassicaudata isolate SCR6 chromosome 4, ASM4859323v1, whole genome shotgun sequence includes these proteins:
- the GNB2 gene encoding guanine nucleotide-binding protein G(I)/G(S)/G(T) subunit beta-2 yields MSELEQLRQEAEQLRNQIRDARKACGDSTLTQITAGLDPVGRIQMRTRRTLRGHLAKIYAMHWGTDSRLLVSASQDGKLIIWDSYTTNKVHAIPLRSSWVMTCAYAPSGNFVACGGLDNICSIYSLKTREGNVRVSRELPGHTGYLSCCRFLDDNQIITSSGDTTCALWDIETGQQTVGFAGHSGDVMSLSLAPDGRSFVSGACDASIKLWDVRDSMCRQTFTGHESDINAVAFFPNGYAFTTGSDDATCRLFDLRADQELLMYSHDNIICGITSVAFSRSGRLLLAGYDDFNCNIWDAMKGDRAGVLAGHDNRVSCLGVTDDGMAVATGSWDSFLKIWN; encoded by the exons ATGAGTGAATTGGAGCAGCTGAGACAGGAGGCTGAGCAGCTCCGGAATCAGATACGG GATGCTCGGAAAGCATGTGGGGATTCAACATTGACCCAG ATAACAGCTGGGCTGGACCCTGTTGGAAGAATCCAAATGAGAACAAGACGGACCCTCCGTGGTCACCTGGCAAAAATCTATGCCATGCACTGGGGAACAGACTCAAG GCTGCTGGTCAGTGCTTCACAGGATGGAAAACTCATCATCTGGGACAGTTATACCACCAATAAG GTCCATGCAATCCCTCTCCGATCCTCTTGGGTCATGACCTGTGCCTATGCGCCTTCAGGGAATTTTGTGGCTTGTGGGGGGTTAGACAACATCTGCTCCATCTACAGTCTCAAAACCCGAGAGGGCAATGTTAGGGTCAGCAGAGAGCTGCCAGGCCACACTG GATACCTATCCTGCTGCCGCTTCTTAGATGATAACCAGATCATCACTAGCTCTGGAGATACCACCTG TGCCCTGTGGGATATAGAAACAGGACAGCAGACAGTGGGCTTTGCAGGACACAGTGGGGATGTAATGTCCTTGTCTCTGGCTCCGGATGGTCGAAGCTTCGTTTCTGGTGCCTGTGATGCTTCCATCAAGCTGTGGGATGTTCGGGACTCCATGTGCCGTCAAACTTTTACAGGCCATGAGTCTGACATCAATGCTGTGGCC TTCTTTCCAAATGGCTATGCCTTCACCACGGGCTCTGATGATGCCACATGCCGCCTCTTTGACCTTCGGGCTGACCAGGAACTACTCATGTACTCTCATGACAACATCATCTGTGGCATCACCTCAGTTGCCTTCTCCCGAAGTGGCCGGCTCCTGCTGGCTGGCTATGATGACTTTAACTGCAACATCTGGGATGCCATGAAAGGGGATCGGGCAG GTGTCCTTGCTGGCCATGATAACCGCGTTAGCTGTCTTGGGGTGACTGATGATGGTATGGCTGTAGCCACAGGTTCCTGGGACTCCTTCCTCAAGATCTGGAATTAG